One Apis cerana isolate GH-2021 linkage group LG16, AcerK_1.0, whole genome shotgun sequence DNA segment encodes these proteins:
- the LOC108000357 gene encoding uncharacterized protein LOC108000357 isoform X2, which translates to MVVGEASIHNIMGGMESTGGVRLHNHKRKLKQRFDIIKKLGQGTYGKVQLGINKETGQEVAIKTIKKCKIETEADLIRIRREIQIMSSVQHPNIIHIYEVFENREKMVLVMEYAAGGELYDYLSERKVLTEHEARRIFRQIATAVFYCHKHKICHRDLKLENILLDQIGNAKIADFGLSNVFDEQRLLNTFCGSPLYASPEIVKGTPYHGPEVDCWSLGVLLYTLVYGAMPFDGSNFKRLVKQISQSDYFEPKKPSPASPLIKDMLTVCPGRRADIERICTHWWVNEGYEQNCLDIAEELAAQTPVRLDLLLSLVPQSASAEKLVIGDQQSTGDVPNNVSSETLVPTRCHSVGSLMELDQSSSDRRIRRELLEEEPRTAPIGGDAKRKLETTPSMDETAAADAKRKERSRRKEKRDEPEPRMYKSASRHHSAPIPNSITEEAMEVDPMVTVPISKTVDLNKIESTAACLELIKECSERSPSKERSKTPVVFEEEQPLQDASRQILPEDRIINDRSCDDEYSKNECRGKSMDDGHRDEIMSKPSETMNLAFNQTNISAPSKLEVSNEKVIGNERFDKISSVSQDDAINLEATQREFKKLKEKALSLDSELCNEVQREVPAKTFERRRSKIFETAEKFNQMASSVESEKPKKIFIPGVNVGGAKRVFERKASLSSITTPPPMKHTASKMIIDVPSTTDTKRNENSSDKSKQTRNENEEVEMEGEEKKKEEAKKRAVDIISGAIGKPPMQRRINGSPPVSPSSQEPKKISSKVSSKVGTNDLRSTTESMPNVETNFSFDEKTVDANRGATGSTASEAFDNDEEQEEPKMSSKMEITLKSATLPRPRKTSKAEISMTGSKSSGAESPFAFKSELEAKIDAFQPQKLRTQRSEVAFPVAAAVPQTNRSSSLEPETRPRNIAPKERIIPIQMEADNQQSSQSTSPPSKLPPMPQRSVSQRSGSLSRQSTADSDTDSALGSTVGPEPIRKSPREYIIPIAVEGGGYVTPRSGSVEPETKTGSSSTSTNVPRSRFGRPRRMSSLLSDASEDESPFSSLHRDSEDLLQRHMHRLRSSRPTRQPSEHADSLSSGEDDDDDGFELLTAENLFSTLLSRVRSLTQRLNVDDNRTTGFPSSRLFGRLGSNSSQAFWGLNKPLSRRLSESQFRHSLSREGDIFSRKDSVNSSNPGTPNSPGSHVPSRETVFDIGSNTLPRDKVAREGIEAESIRVRKEPQDPLEQSFTPSLARRLSRNLIEQTRRSLTRSPSISREARAQSAERDLVPLNSLDTSDLTDRSVSTISDQTEYKDRSANRRAIRRTNSLLDPSTEREKSRNSARRSVLNLFDDDDVDHCSSLLSTFPRETMVHTLGRWYKETSGSRSNTGKLRKDSFRCYRTEKIQEETADDTFIDRKENNMDTGSVSESTSACDSNANPLDATSSLSTKSEYETSPTESSSNIIDYKSVYKSDPSRNFEDRMLAAENLIKESKLKNLRSADNLSSSYRDTDKCEKRSLISIGEASGSSTVSKRRSCIPSLRLRSGSLTREPCIDRRKSYADSQDVASLVVRALGPEKSLLSKFFKTNGNRLENETNDKEKETEKENQQKSKQRRISRFLRPDFFDTPREESRYAKEKEAQKAAENERRKSRFIRRKNENKAAPQAVGMKTTAATTSREGSVDREKKREKELKNEINLLRRDRGSREKEDPHEEKKSADSSDKNTRNGFLHSLEKKLERLRSNDEQQEEKTIMEKPVATNKEEMGKEISRERSAPPIDHPSSNSDNTAMRANSAEDLSRKKLNQNSSKSKVSSVLGLFKTGDTNKIINGTRSQTAILTKLKKSPPKLVKSDVISNEDATVPLTTSKIPTKLSNTDFKIKNGNAKKNGDAKKMEKLEKTVCSTMSESSKRFSLKERSKQEKTSACKERSASREKEFGGEKLMNQEMETDTREKLNNDEKESVEKKLTSKMKKTNRSSLENGSSMEQSKSEDTDKKTKKLIKKTSETSESNDSNGVKKKKIVRVVKKVTKKSNNDTSADADKNLDEKEKSGKSRVKKKIESKIGTSITKNVIDKTKENSGIEPKDKSGEKISAIGDRTNSGDETMATETKSDQSKGQESQQRANRSNLKLDLSKIPQHSFRNVTPKKDSPKSDAPKNSVDSPKSNEDLSGKLMECLSKVTHHANITGNKIIVDKPLRAKDVAELKKEVTECAKIIESHAESMTVSNTESENPPEGTPIEEEIKEKESKSTDYPNELFSPMDEPESFDSWSVSSAEMSHARPDLHSPTSPSHSLFTRNDKSDNSESIIDRIRRRSFYSRFNDRRRPSLTAPPPGVNLPSCATLPRKFSFSGHREQRDRSRYGIGYTGLATVSKPTLKHTTEKSYGLYTEDGVAIGRNRSLDRGIRYSDAGYVTDLKSPTEHVSVLSSSYDPVRRYLRSPTFDLSTSRSRYHSADFSADADVIYKPSLSGLSNDSGIDNHVYIGLGYSSLPRKYGISEPKTIEYYEELLSPSTTDYLPARRSPISNEYSNKCENGYYNGNLDTFSRQLEQSNVMKRKPSSENAKTLEVSESGASSSPISCDEQSTEQKRSKSECTPEVKCLHSTCTEQMTSCANDHS; encoded by the exons ATGGTTGTGGGAGAGGCAAGCATACACAACATAATGGGAGGAATGGAGAGTACGGGTGGGGTGCGACTTCACAATCACAAACGGAAGTTGAAGCAGAG gTTTGACATCATCAAAAAGCTTGGTCAAGGTACTTACGGTAAAGTTCAATTGGGAATCAACAAAGAGACGGGACAAGAGGTGGCAATAAAgactataaaaaaatgcaagaTAGAAACGGAAGCCGATTTGATCAGGATACGAAGAGAGATTCAGATAATGTCGAGTGTACAACATCCAAATATTATTCACATATACGAAG TCTtcgaaaatagagaaaagatGGTGCTGGTGATGGAATACGCGGCCGGTGGCGAGCTCTACGATTATTTAAGTGAGCGTAAAGTATTGACAGAACACGAAGCAAGACGAATATTTCGACAAATAGCCACCGCCGTTTTCTACTgtcataaacataaaatttgccATAGAGATTTGAAACTCGAAAACATTTTGCTAGATCAGATTGGAAATGCAAAAATCGCGGATTTTGGCTTATCAAACGTGTTCGATGAGCAACGATTATTGAACACGTTCTGCGGTAGTCCACTCTATGCCAGTCCCGAAATCGTTAAGGGTACTCCTTATCACGGTCCTGAAGTTGATTGCTGGAGCTTGGGTGTTCTTCTTTATACTTTAGTTTACGGTGCCATGCCCTTTGACGGGTCTAATTTCAAACGACTAGTCAAACAGATCTCACAGTCAGATTATTTCGAGCCTAAGAAACCATCGC ctgcTTCTCCTCTTATCAAAGACATGCTGACTGTTTGTCCTGGCAGGAGAGCAGACATCGAAAGGATTTGTACCCATTGGTGGGTAAATGAAGGATATGAACAGAATTGTCTGGATATTGCTGAAGAGTTGGCGGCTCAGACTCCCGTTCGATTGGATTTGCTACTCTCTCTGGTACCACAGTCGGCAAGTGCAGAGAAATTGGTCATAGGCGATCAACAATCAACCGGGGATGTTCCAAATAACGTGTCTTCCGAAACTCTAGTACCTACCAGATGTCATTCTGTTGGAAGCTTAATGGAATTAGATCAGAGTAGTTCCGATAGGAGGATAAGAAGAGAATTACTCGAAGAGGAGCCGAGAACTGCTCCGATCGGTGGAGATGCCAAGAGAAAATTAGAGACAACGCCGTCTATGGATGAAACAGCTGCCGCTGATGCGAAGAGAAAAGAACGATctcgaagaaaagagaaacgggATGAACCGGAACCTAGAATGTATAAGTCTGCGTCAAG GCACCATTCGGCGCCAATTCCAAATTCGATCACGGAGGAAGCTATGGAGGTAGATCCTATGGTAACTGTTCCTATCAGCAAGACTGTCGacttgaataaaatagaatctaCAGCTGCTTGTTTAGAATTGATTAAAGAATGTAGCGAAAGATCTCCGAGCAAAGAGCGAAGCAAAACACCGGTGGTTTTCGAAGAGGAGCAGCCACTCCAAGATGCGTCACGGCAAATTTTACCAGAAGATCGAATTATTAACGATCGCAGCTGTGACGACGAGTACTCGAAGAATGAATGTCGAGGGAAATCGATGGACGATGGACATCGCGACGAAATTATGTCGAAACCTTCAGAAACGATGAACCTCGCGTTCAATCAGACGAATATATCCGCACCTTCCAAGCTCGAAGTATCGAACGAAAAAGTAATTGGAAATGAgagatttgataaaatatcatcCGTTAGTCAGGACGATGCGATCAATCTTGAGGCAACTCaacgagaatttaaaaaacttaaagaAAAAGCACTCTCTCTTGACTCGGAGCTCTGTAACGAGGTACAGAGAGAAGTTCCTGCGAAGACGTTCGAGAGGAGGCGTTccaaaatattcgaaactgCGGAGAAGTTTAATCAAATGGCATCAAGCGTGGAAAGTGAAAAGCCTAAGAAAATCTTCATACCGGGTGTGAATGTTGGAGGAGCAAAGCGCGTATTCGAGAGAAAAGCTAGCCTCTCTTCGATAACCACGCCTCCACCTATGAAGCACACCGCATCGAAAATGATTATCGACGTTCCGTCTACGACGGAtacgaaaagaaatgaaaattcgagCGACAAGTCGAAGCAAACGCGAAACGAGAATGAGGAAGTGGAGATggagggagaagaaaagaagaaggaggaggccAAGAAACGAGCCGTCGATATAATAAGTGGTGCTATTGGAAAACCACCTATGCAAAGGAGAATAAACGGTTCTCCGCCGGTATCCCCATCGAGTCAGGaaccaaagaaaatttcatcaaaagtaTCGTCGAAGGTTGGAACGAATGATTTGCGTTCAACGACAGAATCTATGCCAAAtgttgaaacgaatttttcgttcgatGAAAAAACGGTGGATGCTAACAGAGGAGCCACA ggTTCCACTGCGTCTGAGGCGTTCGATAACGACGAAGAGCAAGAAGAACCAAAAATGTCCAGCAAGATGGAAATTACTCTGAAAAGCGCGACTTTACCCAGACCGCGAAAGACGAGCAAAGCCGAGATTTCTATGACGGGTTCGAAATCTTCCGGGGCTGAATCTCCCTTCGCATTCAAATCTGAACTCGAGGCCAAGATCGATGCGTTCCAACCGCAAAAACTGCGAACGCAACGATCCGAAGTTGCTTTTCCTGTTGCGGCCGCGGTACCACAAACCAATAGAAGTTCGAGTTTGGAACCCGAAACCAGACCAAGAAACATTGCgccgaaagaaagaataattccgATCCAG ATGGAAGCGGATAATCAACAATCGTCACAATCAACCTCACCACCGTCGAAATTACCGCCGATGCCTCAACGATCAGTTTCACAGCGATCTGGTTCGTTATCTCGTCAATCGACCGCGGACTCGGATACTGACAGCGCTCTCGGATCTACCGTTGGACCTGAGCCAATCCGAAAGAGTCCTCGAGAGTACATTATTCCCATTGCCGTAGAAGGCGGTGGATATGTTACCCCCAGGTCTGGTAGCGTTGAACCTGAAACCAAAACTGGTAGTTCGTCTACCAGCACAAACGTTCCCCGATCAAGGTTTGGCAGACCTCGAAGAATGAGTTCTCTTCTCTCGGATGCCAGTGAGGACGAATCACCGTTCTCCTCGTTACACAG gGACAGCGAAGACCTCTTACAACGACATATGCATCGGTTAAGAAGCTCTCGACCTACGAGACAACCATCAGAACACGCAGACAGTTTATCTTCTGGCGAAGATGACGATGACGAtggatttgaattattaactgccgaaaatttattttccactcTATTGTCCAGAGTGCGAAGCTTGACACAAAGATTGAACGTTGATGACAACCGTACCACCGGTTTTCCAAGTTCCCGATTGTTCGGAAGATTAGGATCTAATTCCTCGCAAGCTTTCTGGGGTCTGAATAAACCATTATCAAG GCGACTGTCGGAGTCTCAATTCAGGCATTCGCTCAGTCGGGAAGGTGATATATTCTCGAGAAAAGATTCTGTAAACTCATCAAACCCGGGAACTCCAAATAGTCCAGGATCACACGTTCCTTCGAGGGAAACAGTGTTCGATATCGGCAGTAACACTTTACCAAGAG ATAAAGTAGCACGCGAAGGCATAGAAGCGGAATCGATACGAGTCAGAAAAGAACCGCAAGATCCGTTAGAACAAAGCTTCACGCCAAGTTTGGCTCGACGATTGAGCAGAAACTTGATCGAACAAACCAGACGTTCGTTGACGAGATCGCCATCTATATCGCGCGAAGCGCGAGCTCAATCAGCCGAAAGGGATCTAGTTCCATTGAATTCCTTGGATACGTCCGATCTCACGGACCGATCCGTCTCTACCATTTCCGATCAAACCGAATATAAAGATCGGTCGGCCAATCGTCGAGCCATTAGAAGAACAAATAGTTTGTTGGATCCATCCACTGAAAGAGAGAAATCACGAAACTCGGCTCGTCGATCCGTTCTCAATCTCTTCGATGACGATGATGTCGATCATTGTTCCTCTTTGCTCTCGACATTCCCCAGGGAAACTATGGTTCATACTCTGGGCAGATGGTACAAGGAAACGAGCGGTAGCCGATCTAATACGGGAAAACTTCGAAAGGACAGCTTTCGTTGTTATCGTACAGAAAAGATTCAAGAAGAAACCGCGGATGATACGTTCATAGACAGAAAAGAGAACAATATGGATACCGGTTCGGTGTCAGAGTCCACTTCGGCCTGCGACTCGAACGCAAACCCGTTGGACGCGACATCTAGCTTATCCACTAAGTCGGAATATGAAACGTCACCGACCGAGTCTTCCTCCAATATAATCGACTACAAATCCGTGTATAAGTCGGATCCATCGAGAAACTTCGAGGATAGAATGCTGGCCGcggagaatttaattaaagaatcaaaACTAAAGAATCTGAGGTCGGCCGATAATCTCAGTTCCAGCTATCGAGACACGGACAAATGCGAGAAACGTTCATTGATCTCGATCGGTGAAGCAAGCGGATCTTCGACCGTCTCGAAACGACGAAGCTGTATACCCAGCTTGAGATTGCGATCCGGTTCGTTGACTAGAGAACCGTGCATCGATCGTCGGAAATCGTACGCTGACTCGCAGGATGTTGCGAGTCTTGTCGTGCGTGCTCTTGGCCCAGAAAAATCATTGCTCAGCAAGTTTTTCAAAACGAATGGAAACAGGTTGGAAAACGAGACGAacgacaaagaaaaagaaacggagaAAGAAAACCAGCAAAAGTCGAAGCAACGTCGGATATCGCGATTCCTGCGCCCAGATTTCTTCGATACCCCCAGAGAGGAAAGTCGGTATGCGAAAGAGAAGGAAGCGCAAAAAGCGGCGGAAAACGAGCGTCGCAAGTCTCGATTTATTCGACgtaaaaatgagaataaagCAGCGCCACAAGCGGTAGGAATGAAGACTACGGCTGCAACAACCAGTCGAGAAGGTAGCGtcgatcgagaaaagaaacgggagaaggaattgaaaaatgaGATCAATTTGTTAAGAAGAGATCGAGGATCGCGAGAGAAGGAGGATCCCcacgaggagaaaaaaagtgcGGACTCGTCGGATAAAAATACTCGAAACGGATTTTTACATTCGttggaaaagaaattagaaagacTTCGGTCCAATGATGAGCAACAAGAGGAGAAGACAATAATGGAGAAGCCAGTTGCAACGAACAAGGAAGAAATGGGAAAAGAGATATCTCGGGAACGATCCGCACCCCCTATCGATCATCCGTCTTCAAATTCTGACAACACTGCTATGAGAGCGAACAGTGCCGAGGATCTATctcgaaagaaattgaatcagAACTCCTCTAAAAGCAAAGTCTCTTCCGTCCTCGGTTTGTTTAAAACCGGggatacaaataaaatcataaatggaACTCGATCGCAGACTGCAATTTTAACGAAGTTGAAGAAAAGCCCGCCAAAATTGGTAAAATCTGATGTTATTTCCAATGAGGATGCTACCGTTCCTCTCACTACCAGCAAAATACCAACTAAACTCTCAAATACTGATTTCAAGATAAAGAACGGAAATGCGAAAAAGAACGGAGATgcgaaaaaaatggaaaagttgGAAAAGACAGTTTGCTCCACTATGTCTGAATCTTCAAAGAGATTCTCGTTAAAGGAAAGATCGAAACAAGAGAAAACATCGGCCTGCAAAGAAAGAAGTGCATCCCgtgaaaaagaatttggaggagaaaaattgatgaatcAAGAGATGGAAACTGATACGCGCGAGAAATTGAACAATGATGAGAAAGAATCCGTGGAAAAGAAATTGACaagcaaaatgaaaaaaacgaatCGATCTTCGTTGGAGAATGGTTCGTCTATGGAACAGAGCAAATCCGAAGACACGgacaaaaaaacaaagaaattaattaaaaaaacttctgAAACTTCAGAAAGTAATGATTCTAAtggtgtaaagaaaaaaaaaattgttcgtgTGGTGAAAAAAGTCAcaaagaaatcaaataatgatACTAGTGCCGATGCTGATaaaaatttggacgaaaaggaaaaatctggaaaatcacgagtaaagaaaaagattgagTCGAAAATCGGCACTAGTATCACGAAGAATGTCATCGACAAGACGAAAGAAAATAGTGGAATAGAACCAAAGGACAAAAGCGGTGAAAAAATTTCAGCTATTGGAGATCGAACTAATTCTGGAGACGAAACAATGGCGACAGAAACAAAAAGTGATCAATCAAAAGGACAGGAATCTCAGCAACGAGCAAATAGAAGCAATTTAAAGCTCGATCTATCCAAAATACCCCAACACTCATTCAGGAATGTCACACCAAAAAAGGATTCGCCGAAATCAGATGCGCCAAAAAATTCTGTCGATTCTCCCAAATCAAACGAAGATCTTTCTGGCAAACTGATGGAATGTCTTTCAAAAGTGACGCATCACGCCAACATTACTGGTAATAAGATAATCGTAGATAAACCATTACGCGCGAAAGATGTGGCCGAATTGAAGAAAGAGGTAACTGAATGTGCGAAAATCATCGAGAGCCATGCGGAATCGATGACAGTTAGTAATACGGAATCAGAAAATCCTCCAGAGGGGACACCgattgaagaagaaataaaagagaaagaatcaaAATCGACAGATTATCCGAATGAACTCTTCTCTCCAATGGATGAACCTGAGAGTTTCGATTCGTGGTCGGTCAGCTCGGCAGAAATGAGTCACGCACGGCCCGACTTGCATTCTCCAACCTCGCCTTCGCATTCGCTGTTTACTCGAAACGACAAGTCGGATAATTCAGAGTCGATAATCGACCGAATACGTAGGCGCAGTTTCTATTCACGATTTAACGATAGGCGAAGACCATCATTGACCGCTCCTCCTCCAGGCGTCAATCTGCCAAGCTGTGCCACGCTGCCGAGAAAATTCAGTTTTTCAGGACATCGGGAACAACGAGATCGCAGCAGGTATGGAATAGGATATACAGGATTGGCCACGGTTTCGAAACCCACTCTCAAGCATACGACAGAGAAAAGTTACGGCTTATACACGGAAGATGGCGTTGCGATCGGTCGCAATCGCTCCCTTGATCGAGGTATTCGTTATTCAGATGCTGGCTATGTTACTGATCTTAAATCGCCGACCGAGCACGTGTCcgttctctcctcttcctacGATCCCGTTAGAAGGTATCTCAGATCACCGACTTTCGACCTCTCCACTTCTAGGTCGAGATATCATAGTGCCGATTTCTCTGCGGATGCAGACGTAATCTACAAACCTTCTCTTTCCGGTTTATCAAATGATTCTGGAATTGACAATCATGTTTACATCGGCCTTGGTTATTCCTCCCTTCCGAGAAAATATGGAATCTCAGAACCAAAAACTATCGAATATTACGAGGAACTTCTATCTCCAAGTACGACGGATTATTTGCCGGCTAGAAGATCACCAATATCCAACGAATATTCTAATAAGTGCGAGAACGGATATTACAATGGAAATTTGGACACATTTAGTCGTCAACTTGAACAATCGAAtgttatgaaaagaaaacCTAGTTCAGAGAATGCAAAAACATTAGAGGTTTCAGAAAGTGGCGCTTCGAGTTCTCCCATCTCCTGTGATGAACAGTCAACGGAACAAAAAag aagtAAAAGCGAATGCACGCCCGAAGTGAAATGTCTCCATTCAACATGTACAGAACAAATGACAAGTTGCGCCAACGATCACAGTTAA